Below is a window of Candidatus Trichorickettsia mobilis DNA.
AGGCGATTTATATCAACTTTGTTAAGCAATTAGATTTTGACAGAATTTTTAGAAAAAATACAAATACCAAATCTACTTTTTGAACAACAATGGCCTAAAGCAATCATAGCCGGAGTAGATGAGGCTGGAAGAGGAGCACTTGCAGGACCTGTAGTTGCTGCCGCTGTAATTATACAACAAAATCATCTTATTGCAGGAATCAATGATTCCAAGAAGCTCTCACGTACTACTAGAGAAAGCTTGTATAATCAAATCATTCATCATTACAACTGGGCTGTAGGTATGGTTTCAGCTGCAGAAATAGATCAAACGAATATTCTTATCGCCACTAAAAAAGCTTGTGCATTGGCTATTGCTAATTTAAGCATCGTAGCTGATATTGTACTGATTGATGGTAATATGAAATTTACCGATCCCAGATATCATAGTATTATCAACGGTGATAATTTATCAATCTCAATTGCTGCCGCCTCGATTATTGCCAAAGTTACCAGGGATCATTTAATGTTTGAATTAGATCAACAGCTTCCACAATATTCATGGTATCAAAATGTTGGATATGGCACTAAACAACATGTAAGTGCAATTAAACTATACGGATTATCTTCATATCACCGAAAAAGCTTTAAATTAAAAAATAGGATCTAATTATATTGTGGATGATAATGAATTAAATAATATTTTTGCTAGAATTAAAAAATTCAAACATAATAAAAGTTCTACTAACACACCGGACACAAAATCAATAAATCCTTGGATAATTGCCATAGAGTTGGTATCAGGTGCTATTGTTGGAATAATAATTGGACATTTTTTTGATAAAATATTTGATTCCAAACCATTACTTCTTATAATCTGCTTATTACTTGGGCTCGTAGCAAGCTTTAAAACTATTTGGCAAAAGATTAATGACCGAAATCACTCATAACCCTTTATCCCAGTTTAGCATTAAAAAATTTATTAACCTTAATTTATTCGGAGTTGATATTAGCTTTACTAATTCTGCTTGTCTGATGAGTATAGCTGGAATAGTTGCTTTATCTTATTTAACTATCGCATTACGTCCAAAACAGTTAATTCCTTCAAAATTACAATTGAGTGCTGAACTATTATACAATTTAATAGCTTCAATGTTGGAACAAAATGTTGGAACTCAAGGTCGAAAATTTATACCGTTGATCTTTTCGTTATTTATGTTTATTCTACTTTGTAATTTACTGGGCATGATACCATATAGTTTTACTGTGACTAGTCATATCTCTATTACTTTTGCTTTGGCAATGATGGTCTTCTTGACTATAGTAATCATTGGTTTTGCTAATCATGGATTGAAATTTATGAAGATATTTCTGCCTCATGGTACACCGTGGTGGCTAGCACCGCTAATGATTATCATTGAATTATTTGCTTTTCTTGCACGTCCGGTAAGTCTATCTTTAAGACTTGCCGCTAACATGATCGCTGGTCATGTTTTATTAAAAGTGATAGCTGGGTTTGTTATATCTTTAGGAATATTGTTAAAGATTTTACCAATTCCATTTATTGTAGCTTTGATTGGCTTCGAGGTTTTTGTGGCAATTTTACAAGCCTATATATTTACCATTTTAACGTGTGTATATTTAAACGATGCTATTAATCTACATTGATTATATAAATGTTTTCGAAAATTTTAATTTGAAGGGAGTAACATATTTATGGAAATGATGTCTATCAAGTTTATTGGCGTAGGGTTAATGGCTTTTGGAATGCTAGGAGCTGCTATTGGTGTTGGTAATATTTTTTCTTCATTACTTAACGCAATCGCACGTAATCCTTCTGCGGCTGATCAACTACAACGCCTTGCTCTTATAGGAGCAGGTTTAGCAGAAGCTATGGGCTTATTTTCCTTTGTTATTGCGATGTTATTAATTTTTTCTTAATAAACAATATCATATGAAACTATAATTAGCTACTGAGCTAATATGACCATACCCATGCATTATCTCGAACCACATGGTCATCTGAAGACATAATGTTGTTACGGAGGGAGAGACCCACAGCTGTCGAAAGTTGATGTAAAGCTTTTAGGAATCTCATTGCGAAGAGCTTTAGCTCCGTGGCAATCCAGCCTTTTTAGCCCTGTGGATTGATTTTGGATTTCTACGCTCGCCTATGGCTCGCTCTGAATGGCGAATTGTATGCGGTTTACATCAACTTTCGACAGCTGTAAGGGATGACTTCGTATGCTCGAAATAACCGTAGCTCCGATTAGTTCAAAATGATAACCAATAACAGATTTGACAAAAGCGTGATTGATTTATTTTATGCCTCAGTTTGATATTTCTACCTATTCTTCACAAATCTTCTGGTTAGCAATCATATTTAGTTGCTTGTATCTAGTGATATCAAAAATTATTGCACCAACTTCAGAAAAGATTTTAGCAAACAGACAGCAGATTCTTGACGAATATGCCAATAGTGCTTTGACGGATGCAGAAAATGTAAAAAGAATTCAAAAGAATTACGATAATAGTTTTAAACAAATTCTACTTGCTACAGAAAACATTAAACAGGAAACTCTATCAGCTATAGATCAATTAATGATTGCACAACGCGCAACTATTGATCAAGATTTAGCTAAACAAACAGCATTAGCTAAAGATGAAATGGATCAAATAATTGCATCATTTGAATCAACTAAACATGATGCAATTATAGAATTGGCCGGCTCTATACTACAAAAAATTACCCAACAACCACCAAACTCACAATTACTACAAGAATGTTATAAAAAGATTAAATGATGTCCTTCTTTAATGAAAGCTTTTGCTTGGCTATCTGTTTTCTTATTTTTCTATATTTTGCTTATAGGCCAATAAAAGCTTCTATTGTCAAAGCATTAAATGATAGAATTGAGCTAATTAAAGCACAATTATTAGAAGCTCAATCATTAAAAAATGATGCAGAATTATTGCTAAATAAGGCTGAACAACAACTAAATCAACTTCCATCGATACGTGAAAAAATGATGCTTGAAGCAAAAGCTTCTGCAGATTTTTTATTTGATAAACAAAACCAGGAAATTGAGGCGTTACTTGAATATAAAAAATCTGAGACTATAAATGCACTTAATAATCAAAAGCTCCAAGCTTACGATCAATTAAGAACTGAATTAATTACTGATGTAAGAAAGCTAGTGACTGCATATTTCAAGGCTTCAAATAACGTATCCTTGTCTGATATAGAAATAGCAAAAAATCTTCATGGAAAAGATTGACCTCTCACGTAATGTAACTTGATTCATTCAATAACGAAGAATTTACTACATATCTTGGTCTTGCTGCAGCTATTGCTAATCACCAATAACGACCTACTATTCACGATGATTTGATTGTTGATAGCCTTAATAATTGGATCAAGCTCTGAGTGTTCAAGCATCGCACAGCTCACTAGGATTAGTAGCCACAAATTTCGTTAGAATCTTAATCCAGTAATTACTAGATTCTTGGGTAATCTTGGATAAATGCTATATGTGTATAATTTAAAAACTTTGTGACTGCAGCAAATAAAGTATTTTGCAGCGCTCTGACATGAGACAGAGCGTTGGTGTTACAAAATCGAAGAACTCTTTAGTAAAAATCTTAAAGCGCACCGCGTCATCGTTTAACATATGTTTGCTCTCCACTGGCACAAATCCTTGATTCTCGCCATCGATAGTATATATCAAAGATGCATCATGCACGCTCTCATAAACCTAGCACTTATCTTGCAGACATAAGTCTTGGAATAAACACCTTCTAAGCTGAGTTAAAACTGGGAACAACATTAAAAGATAAATCAGAATAATTATATGATCCCTTCTGCCTCTGCCGCTGTAACTATACTATCCCTAACCCCACGTACTGCATCAATTAGTTTTTGAGTATCTTCAATTATATCATCTGCTATATTTAATCTTTCCATTTCCATAGAAGCTGAAAACAAAAATCGATCAAAATATCTCATAGTTTCGTTACCATCTTCTACATCAATTCCTGTACGCACTATATCAAAAATATCCGCAGCTTTTCTCAAACTCTTATATTTTTCTCCAATATCATTTTCTTGAGCTGACTTCTTTGCTTGATATAATTTTTTTATTACTTCATCAAAAATTAAAACAACTTGCTGAGTCTTATTAACATATTTTATGGCAACAGACTTATACTGAGCATATGGATCCATAAATATTTCCTTCGTTTAATTTTTATCTATTATCTAGCAATCCTTCAAGAAAATCATTAAAAAACTCCGCTTCAATTTCTAGCATCCTTAATTGAAACACCTCTGCTGCTATTTTTTTCTGTTGATCATCTAAAGCAGTTTGAGCTTTATCTTTTTCTACGTTATATCTTTTAAGATCTTCATTCGCTTTTTGTAACGCCCTATCAACAACTCCAGTCGCCGTAGTATTTACCAATCCATTTAAACCTATAGACAACTTATCACAAACACCTTGTACCACATTCACCGTATATTCTTCTGTTCCATTCACTGCAATATTGGCTGGATTCTGAAAAAATAATCTCATTCCTGCTAGAGCTGTGTTTTCAAAAGTAATAAAACCGTTATTATAAGCTGCAGCAACAAAATTCACACCATTATCTAATGAAAACCGAACCGCAGTAACTGCTCCACCTCCATCAACATCCACTCGAATTTGAATATCCTCACCCATAATATTAGCTGGTAACACTCTGCTACTATCAAGATATATAAGAGTTGAACCAGCATTTGCTGTTGGAGTAATGACTGTATTATTTCTAAATAATTTATCCACCCCATCCAAATTATTAGTTATTGCATTAGTAAAACGTTCTTGATCTACTACAGTTAATTGTGGTATTGCAGGAGTGTTGTTTCCATCAGCTGGGATCATCTGTGACCCTATACCAATACTACCAAGACCAGTAATGTCTCCCTGGAGCCCAGGAACAATGCTGACCATATTTTTTATAATATTATCTGCAGTTTGAATTGCTCTGTTATTTGCTTTTCCTAAAACTGCATCTTTAGCATAATCTTCTCCTGTCCAATTTTGTTGAATGGCCGAGAATTTTATATAATCATTATAAGCTTTAAGTAGATCTCCAATTTGTTCTGCCGCTTGCTTAACATCATCTATAACACTTATTGTTTGCTTCTGACCAAGAGTATTAATTTTTCTTAGATTTAAATCAACACCAGGTAAAACTCCTGTTAATTTATTGGAAGAGCTAGTTATTACTACCCCATCTACTACAGCACTAGCATTTGCGCCAGGTGCCTCAACAACTGCTATACCTGCCCCAGCTGCCCCACCATTTCCAAATTCAGCACCAAAGTCAGCAGTATTACTGACAGTAATCGTTCTAAGTCCCGTCACAGTACTTCTAAGTACTAAAGCTTGCTGATTAGTAGATGCTTGCTTTACTAATATTGCTTCTACATTCTGAGCGTTTAACTGAGCATTTAATTTATTGCAAACAACTTGCAAAGTATCATTTTGTAGAACATTAACAGTAATAGGAGCTACACCAACCCCATTATTAGTAATATCTACTTGGATTGCTCTATTTGCAGTCATTGCATTATATCCTGCTACAAACAAACCTGTCCTCACACTAGCAGTAGTAGCAAGCGCAGTAACTGTTACATCTATATCTCCTTTAGCTGCGTTTTTAGAATCAATAGTGGCAGTTACATAATCTCCAGCATTACCCACATCATTAGTAATTGCATCAGTGGTTTTTTGAGAAAATGCCTGACTTCTGGAATTTAATATACCTGCCTTAAACTTACTGGAAGCAATCTGCAAAGCACTTATTGATTGTTGTAGCTTATAAACAGCTTCAATTTCTGTATTACTAAACTCAATTTTATCATCTATTTGCTTGAGTGCGTCTTGATAAAGCTTAGTCCTTCTTTCCTTCATAGCTTCCATGTCAAATATAGAGCTAAAACTTATTGGTCCGTTATTTGTTACCTTTGACATTTTAATGTACTCCTAACTTTAAATTTTATTGTAGTTATAATAACAAATTAATGCATTCATTTTCAATGAAATTAACATAATTATCTATTAATTTATCTTAATAGCAATAATCATGCCAAAATCTTAAGATAAAATAAATTGGTTAAACAATTTTCTGCAGTTTTATCGTCAATAATTGATCATGTAATTCTGCACTACTACTATACTCTGCTGATAAATCCACTGCAAATTCACTCAGAGTTTGTGTATTTATAAATTCTCCATGTATTTGCAACATCAAAGTTAAATCAACTTCACTTATAATTTCTAAATATACTCGGTCTGAAATCTCAAAACCTGCTTCTTTACGTGCTTGTTGGATAATTCGAATCAAATCCCGTGCCGTACCTTCTGCCTGTAGCTCTTCAGAAATTTCCAAATCTAAGATTACCATTCCGGAATTATCAGCTAAAGCCTTAGCACCGAAAGCAGCTTTAGGAACTAATATAATAGCAAATTCCTCTGAGTTCAACAACTCTCCTGCAACCTCGAGCTGTTTCCCCTTCACTATCCAAGCATTTGACTTACTTGCTGTAATAATATCTTTCATTTTATGCGGCAAACGCTTTCCTAACATTGGAAAATTTATCGATAATTTCTTAGTGGCATATTGATCTAGATCTTGTCTGTAAATTATTGTTTTCACATTAATTTCATCTTTAATCAACTCATCAAATTCTGTTAATGATTCCATACCATCAGTAATTATCGTTACTGATTTCAGAGGCTGTCTGGTTCTAATATTTTCTAAATTTCGAATAAATAAAGCGCTGCTGCAAATATCCTGCACTTTATCCATCTGTATCATTAAATTCTTATCAACAATTAACTGATCTAATTGTGGAAAATCAGTTAAATGAACACTCTCCCCTTTTGCTCCTCCTCCAGTTAAGCCTAAATAAATTTCTTCAGCAATCAAAGGTAATAACGATGATATTGCTCGACACATTACTTCCAAACAAGTAAACAGCGTATTATAAGCATTAATCTTATCCTGATCACACTCACTTTTCCAAAAACGATGTCGACTACGTCGAATATACCAGTTATTCAATACCTCAAAAAATTTAGCAATCACAGCATAAGCTGATTGTGTATCAAAATTATTAAGACTCTGCTCAATTGCATTTACCGCTATTTTTAATTTTGTAAAAATATAACGGTCTAATAAGTCACTGGAACTAAAATCTGATTCAGCTTTAATACGGTCAGCATTAGCATATAAAATAAAAAAATGATAAGCATTCCAGATCGGTTTAATAAACAGTCGTAAAACCTCATAAACCATCTTACCGTCTTTATCAATTAGTAACTCCTGCCCTTTTACTACCGCAGAAGATAACATTGTCACTCGCAACGCATCCGAGCCATATTTATCAAATAATTCCAGCGGATCAGCATAATTATTCAGTCGCTTTGATAATTTCTGACCACTACTATCTAAAATTACTCCATGACAAATACAGTTTAAAAATGGCGGTCGATCAAAAAGCGCTGTTGATAACACCATTAATGTATAAAACCAGCCACGAGTTTGAGCTGAATATTCAACAATAAAATCAGCGGGGAAATGAGTTTCAAACCATTCCTTATTCTCAAACGGATAATGCACCTGCGAATACGGCATCGATCCACTTTCAAACCAACAATCAAAAACATCTTCAACGCGTCGCATCATTGATTTACCAGTCGGATCATCCGGATTCACTCTTGTTAAACTATCAATAAAGGGACGATGTAAATCCTGAATCTTTACGCCAAAATCGCGTTCCAATTCAGCAATTGAACCATACACATCAATCCGTGGATAATTTAGATCATCGGATTTCCAGATCGGAATCGGCGTACCCCAAAATCTATTACGACTAATTGACCAATCTCTAGCATTTTCTAACCATTTACCAAACAAACCATCTTTAACACTAAAAGGTATCCAGTTAATTTGTTGATTAAGTTCAACCATACGCTCTTTAAAACTTGTTACCTTCACATACCAAGATGGTACCGCTTTATAGATCAGTGGTGTATCTGTACGCCAACAATGTGGGTAATTGTGGATATATTGCTCAGTTTTAATCCAATTACCCTGATTTTTTAGCTTAATAATAATAGCATCATTAGCATCAAATACCTGCATACCTGCAAAATCTGCAACTTCATTGGTAAAAATACCGGCATTATCAACCGGACACACTAACTCAATATCATGTTTGATACATAGATTATGATCATCTTCACCAAAAGCAGGAGCTATTGATACCACACCGGTACCATCAGTATCAGTAACAAAATCACCAAGCAGAATCTTAAAGCTATTAGGATGATCACTAAAATATTCAAATAACGGTTGGTACGATAAGCCTTCTAAATCACGACCGGTGATTATGTCAAAATCCTGCTCATCATTTATTGCCAATTCTTTAGCATATTTAGCCAAAGCAGACTTAGCTAAAATATAACAAATTTTATCTTTAGGTACTAATGCATACTCAATATCAGCACCCACCGCTAAAGCAAGGTTAGGTGGAAAAGTCCAAGGCATCGTTGTCCAAGCCAGTATCCGATATTCTTGACAATTACTTTGAATATTACGTGGTTTCTCTTTTAAAATAAAACTAACAGTAACTGCTTTATCTAACTTTTCTCTGTAAGCATTATCAAGCCTGGTCTCGAAATTAGATAATGGAGTTTCACATGCCCAGGAATACGGCATCACTCTCATCGCCTCATACACCAAGCCTTTCTTGTATAATTCTTTAAACGCCCAAAGTACTGATTCCATAAAATTAATATCCATAGTCTGATAAGAATTTTCGAAATCAACCCACCGCGCTTGTCTATTTACGTATTCCTGCCACTCATTAGTGTATTTCATTACTGATTTTCGACAGTGGTCATTAAATTTATCAATACCGAATTCAGTAATTGCCAAACGCCCCGTGATGCCAAGCTCCTTTTCTACCGCCATTTCTGCCGGAAGGCCATGACAGTCCCAACCAAAAACGCGTTCACATTTTTTGCCTTTACTAGTTTGATACCTTGCGTATACGTCTTTAATAAACCCGGTTAATAAATGACCATAATGAGGCAAACCATTAGCAAATGGTGGTCCATCATAAAAGATGAACTCACTGGATCCTTCTCTATTATCTATAGATTTCTGAAAAATATTATTTTGTATCCAATAAGCTAATATTTTTCGTTCTAATTCAGGAAAATTAACGTTTGAAGCCACATCATGGTATATTTTTTCAGTCATATTATTAATAATTAAAAACTTAGCACAAATTAAAAGGATGTAGACGAAGGTCAAAATTGAAGAAGTGCTAGGAGTTCTGAAGTCGAGGAGCGCAGCGTACTTTAGTTTGTTTCGCACCGCAGATTCTTCAAGAACGACAACGCAATTCTCAATTTTCACCGAGTATACTACTATGTAAACAGTCTTAATATGGGAATACTACTCAATTCCGGTAATTTAGCAAAATTTTTTAGTTTTGCTATATTGATAATATTTTCAAGAGCATCATCAATAAACTGATCAGTATCAACAGCATTTTCTGATTCATCTGCAATATAAAATAATATTGATGATAAATATACAGAAACTAACAACCCTCTTTTGCTGTAATGGTTAAAATCAGTAGCAGTATCCCCAGCATAATACCAGATCAAATTACAACTATTCCACGCCATTTTCATCGCAAAAAATATATTTTCTGGCAAGATAAAATAGGCATTATTTCTAATATGAATCAGTTTTGGAATATTTTTAATTCTAATCTGTAGAGCAAGAGCAATTTTTTCTCTGATTCTCAATTGTACGATTTGATCCTGTTCCTGTAATTGCAACATCATTTTTTGATCTTGCCAATTTTCAAAAAATTCTACTACCTCCCTAATGCCATCAGGAAAAAGTAGATAATGATAATCTTTGTCAAAACCACAATGCTGACTAATACTCTCCAGCAAAGTTTGAGACCAGCAATTAAACAATAATAATTCTTGTGCTTCTACTATAAATCGTTGTTTTTCTGCTGTATATTTTTCTTCTAGTAATGTTGTCATAATGCTTCTCAAAACTTGACACCAAATTATTATACATGTATCATACTACTAGTTCAATAGATGAAAGGAGTATATTCTAGTGATATTAGTTAACGTTCATGCCGGCAACGGTGAGCATGCCATAAAAACATTAAAACGTAAGATGCAGAGAGAACTGATATTTCGTTCAATGAAAATGTCGCGTTTTTATGAACCACCTTCCGAAGCAAAAGTACGTAAACAACAGGAAACTGAAAGAAGAAAACGCAAAGTAGTACGTAAACAAATGATGGAAAGTTAAAGTCTTAGACTTTATATTTTGTAAGTTATTAACCAGCAATATAATTTATTTTAACGAGAAAATTATAATAAAAAACCATTATATAGATTACTTTTCTGTTTTCATAACCTCATAATATTTGGAATTGCTGTTTACTACCTTCCAAAGTTATCTTTGCTATTTGTGGTTTTACGTTCTTGTACCTTGTCATTGTTTTGCTGTCCTACATTTGGAGATACAACACTTTGGCTATGACCTGTACTGTGCAATTCTTTGTTAATTTTAAGCGCATCTAATTTTAGCTTATCTTGCTTAAGTTGCGCTATTAAATTTGCTCTATCTGTTGACGTATCTTTCTGCTCAACAGAGCTTCCAGATTTAATATCTGAATCATCCATAGTGCGAGTAATTGGTTTATCCTTCTGTTTTGCACTTACCTCTAAAGCTTCATTTTCCTTTCTAACCGCATTAGTTAAGCCTGAATGCTTATTAGTTTCGATTTCATTATTAGGATTATATTTACTATTTGGATTTAAAGCATCTTTAATAGCTTGCCAAGCTCTGGAAAAAGCACTTTCTGGTTTTGGTACTTCTGGAACATCTTTATTGATCTCTTGCTGTTTACTCTGAAATGTACTTTTTATCTGCTCAGGTTTAAGTTGATAAAAATTTTCTTCACGTAACGTTGCAACCATAGCTTTATTATCAACTTGCAACTGACGAGTTTGTTCTTTTAATTCTTGTAAACTATCATAACCGACATTACCTCTCTTACGCTCAGAATTAATCAAATCTCTTAATTCTGCTTGCAAATCTGGGGACTTTGTTATTTTCTCTTTGACTGATCATATAACCCTTTAAGGTCGTCTGTTGCTCCTACTATATCGGTTACACCAGTTACAGCATTAAATGTGTTCAATGCTACACTAGCACCATCTACAAGACCTTTACCAGCGCTTATTAATTTAGTTGGATCCATAGCTATTCCTGCTACATCCAAACCAGTATTAACTACGTTAGCAATTTTTTCTGCAATATCTAATTTAGTATTAAACTTATATTGCTCTTTTGAGCTTAATTTATCATTATTATCTGGTGTGTATAGATCTTTTTCTGTTGCTTTTAATTTGGGAGCTAAATCCAATGTTTTTTGCTTAACATATAAAGCAGTTGCATAATCAATTAACGCGTCATTTTCTTTGTCTAACGCTCGGCTTTTGCTTGCTTTATAAGCATCTATACCAGTCTTAGTCAACTTAACTGCTAAGACTGTAGCTCCTATAGCAATAGCTGCAGTGGCTTTGGGAGTAAAAGTTGTTAAAACAGGGATCGATGCAGCAAAAGCCGTGAAAACACGTACTCTTGACAAGGAAAATGATGCATTAATTGATTACGCAACTGCTTTATATGTTAAACAAAAAACATTGGATTTAGCTCCTAAATTAAAAGTAGTAGAAGATAATTTGCATAAAACAGAAAGTGATAAATTAAGTAATAAAGAACAGTTAAAGCATAATCATGCTTTAGAAGTAGCCGGAAAAATAGTTGGTGTAATTAATGCTGGACTTGATATAGCTACTGTAGCTTTAAATCCAACAAAAGGAATAGAAGCTGCTCGTAATATTAAAGATGGATTGGAAACAGCTGAGAAAATAAAGAGTGGAATTGAATTTGTAGCGACTACTTCAGAAATAGCGGGAGCTGTTGGTGGTGCCAAAGAATTCAGTGAAATGATAAAAGAAGCGTTAAAAGGGAAACCAGAGATAAGAGAACAATTAGTGAATTTAATAAATTCTGAAAGAAAGATGGGGCATGTTGGTTACAATAATATTCAAGAATTAAAAGAACAAACTCGTCAGCTGCAGGTTGATAATAAAGCTATGGTCGCAACGCTACGTGAAGAGAATTTTTATCAAC
It encodes the following:
- a CDS encoding flagellar protein FliS; this encodes MDPYAQYKSVAIKYVNKTQQVVLIFDEVIKKLYQAKKSAQENDIGEKYKSLRKAADIFDIVRTGIDVEDGNETMRYFDRFLFSASMEMERLNIADDIIEDTQKLIDAVRGVRDSIVTAAEAEGII
- the ileS gene encoding isoleucine--tRNA ligase, with protein sequence MTEKIYHDVASNVNFPELERKILAYWIQNNIFQKSIDNREGSSEFIFYDGPPFANGLPHYGHLLTGFIKDVYARYQTSKGKKCERVFGWDCHGLPAEMAVEKELGITGRLAITEFGIDKFNDHCRKSVMKYTNEWQEYVNRQARWVDFENSYQTMDINFMESVLWAFKELYKKGLVYEAMRVMPYSWACETPLSNFETRLDNAYREKLDKAVTVSFILKEKPRNIQSNCQEYRILAWTTMPWTFPPNLALAVGADIEYALVPKDKICYILAKSALAKYAKELAINDEQDFDIITGRDLEGLSYQPLFEYFSDHPNSFKILLGDFVTDTDGTGVVSIAPAFGEDDHNLCIKHDIELVCPVDNAGIFTNEVADFAGMQVFDANDAIIIKLKNQGNWIKTEQYIHNYPHCWRTDTPLIYKAVPSWYVKVTSFKERMVELNQQINWIPFSVKDGLFGKWLENARDWSISRNRFWGTPIPIWKSDDLNYPRIDVYGSIAELERDFGVKIQDLHRPFIDSLTRVNPDDPTGKSMMRRVEDVFDCWFESGSMPYSQVHYPFENKEWFETHFPADFIVEYSAQTRGWFYTLMVLSTALFDRPPFLNCICHGVILDSSGQKLSKRLNNYADPLELFDKYGSDALRVTMLSSAVVKGQELLIDKDGKMVYEVLRLFIKPIWNAYHFFILYANADRIKAESDFSSSDLLDRYIFTKLKIAVNAIEQSLNNFDTQSAYAVIAKFFEVLNNWYIRRSRHRFWKSECDQDKINAYNTLFTCLEVMCRAISSLLPLIAEEIYLGLTGGGAKGESVHLTDFPQLDQLIVDKNLMIQMDKVQDICSSALFIRNLENIRTRQPLKSVTIITDGMESLTEFDELIKDEINVKTIIYRQDLDQYATKKLSINFPMLGKRLPHKMKDIITASKSNAWIVKGKQLEVAGELLNSEEFAIILVPKAAFGAKALADNSGMVILDLEISEELQAEGTARDLIRIIQQARKEAGFEISDRVYLEIISEVDLTLMLQIHGEFINTQTLSEFAVDLSAEYSSSAELHDQLLTIKLQKIV
- a CDS encoding COQ9 family protein; its protein translation is MTTLLEEKYTAEKQRFIVEAQELLLFNCWSQTLLESISQHCGFDKDYHYLLFPDGIREVVEFFENWQDQKMMLQLQEQDQIVQLRIREKIALALQIRIKNIPKLIHIRNNAYFILPENIFFAMKMAWNSCNLIWYYAGDTATDFNHYSKRGLLVSVYLSSILFYIADESENAVDTDQFIDDALENIINIAKLKNFAKLPELSSIPILRLFT
- the rpsU gene encoding 30S ribosomal protein S21, whose translation is MILVNVHAGNGEHAIKTLKRKMQRELIFRSMKMSRFYEPPSEAKVRKQQETERRKRKVVRKQMMES
- a CDS encoding AtpZ/AtpI family protein, which gives rise to MDDNELNNIFARIKKFKHNKSSTNTPDTKSINPWIIAIELVSGAIVGIIIGHFFDKIFDSKPLLLIICLLLGLVASFKTIWQKINDRNHS
- a CDS encoding F0F1 ATP synthase subunit A — its product is MTHNPLSQFSIKKFINLNLFGVDISFTNSACLMSIAGIVALSYLTIALRPKQLIPSKLQLSAELLYNLIASMLEQNVGTQGRKFIPLIFSLFMFILLCNLLGMIPYSFTVTSHISITFALAMMVFLTIVIIGFANHGLKFMKIFLPHGTPWWLAPLMIIIELFAFLARPVSLSLRLAANMIAGHVLLKVIAGFVISLGILLKILPIPFIVALIGFEVFVAILQAYIFTILTCVYLNDAINLH
- a CDS encoding ribonuclease HII; its protein translation is MQIPNLLFEQQWPKAIIAGVDEAGRGALAGPVVAAAVIIQQNHLIAGINDSKKLSRTTRESLYNQIIHHYNWAVGMVSAAEIDQTNILIATKKACALAIANLSIVADIVLIDGNMKFTDPRYHSIINGDNLSISIAAASIIAKVTRDHLMFELDQQLPQYSWYQNVGYGTKQHVSAIKLYGLSSYHRKSFKLKNRI
- a CDS encoding F0F1 ATP synthase subunit C yields the protein MEMMSIKFIGVGLMAFGMLGAAIGVGNIFSSLLNAIARNPSAADQLQRLALIGAGLAEAMGLFSFVIAMLLIFS
- the fliD gene encoding flagellar filament capping protein FliD, giving the protein MSKVTNNGPISFSSIFDMEAMKERRTKLYQDALKQIDDKIEFSNTEIEAVYKLQQSISALQIASSKFKAGILNSRSQAFSQKTTDAITNDVGNAGDYVTATIDSKNAAKGDIDVTVTALATTASVRTGLFVAGYNAMTANRAIQVDITNNGVGVAPITVNVLQNDTLQVVCNKLNAQLNAQNVEAILVKQASTNQQALVLRSTVTGLRTITVSNTADFGAEFGNGGAAGAGIAVVEAPGANASAVVDGVVITSSSNKLTGVLPGVDLNLRKINTLGQKQTISVIDDVKQAAEQIGDLLKAYNDYIKFSAIQQNWTGEDYAKDAVLGKANNRAIQTADNIIKNMVSIVPGLQGDITGLGSIGIGSQMIPADGNNTPAIPQLTVVDQERFTNAITNNLDGVDKLFRNNTVITPTANAGSTLIYLDSSRVLPANIMGEDIQIRVDVDGGGAVTAVRFSLDNGVNFVAAAYNNGFITFENTALAGMRLFFQNPANIAVNGTEEYTVNVVQGVCDKLSIGLNGLVNTTATGVVDRALQKANEDLKRYNVEKDKAQTALDDQQKKIAAEVFQLRMLEIEAEFFNDFLEGLLDNR